The Syntrophales bacterium genomic sequence GTATGGGGCGTGATTCCCAAAGACAACAACTACTTTTCGAAGATACCCTCTCTCAGAATCCAGTCAAGGCCATGCTCTATACATCAACCGAATTGTCACAGGAGGCAAAGGAGTTCGCCGCTGTTCTTGGTGTTGAGTATAGAGAAAATATTCCAATAGTACGATATCCTTCAATCAAGTGTAATTCTTCAAAGATATACCACTTGCCATTTGATCAGCAATACGACCGAACAAAGATTCAAGACGTTCGTACCGAGAAATATGTTGAAACAATACATGAAGCTGAACAATTGGGCTACCGGAGAGCTTTCCGTTGGCGAGGTTCGGCCTAATAAAGACAATCCAGCCGACTCGTTACACTCGCGGCTGATTTTTTCGTTGGGGTGATCAGAATGGCGAATAATGACGAAGTGAAAGGGCCATGGGAATCAACTGATTTTCGATTAATCATCGGGCGTTCAAGGATTGATTACGACTTGGACAAAGAGGAAGAGAACCGGAAGAAACACGGGTATTCTCTGGAAAGCGCTGTTCTTTTTTTAGAGGGTATGCTTCTACCTCTGGGACGACCTCTGGTTGCTACAAGTGACCCAATTGATTGCGGTGGTGAAATTAGGTACCAGCACATAACTCTTGACGATTCCGGAAAGGTGGTCTTCTTTGTCACGA encodes the following:
- a CDS encoding BrnT family toxin yields the protein MANNDEVKGPWESTDFRLIIGRSRIDYDLDKEEENRKKHGYSLESAVLFLEGMLLPLGRPLVATSDPIDCGGEIRYQHITLDDSGKVVFFVTTMRQDETVRVISLRRASTQEEEIYRQACRHGEVMVPKK